From Deinococcus humi, the proteins below share one genomic window:
- a CDS encoding IS701 family transposase, with protein sequence MLAFLLKRTQSPRWTRHFHTWFSPFLTCFRHQAQRLWAPTYVQGLCSSAHRKSMQPLAAQVAPGTYDQIQHFITDSPWNIQGLEQIVADRAQHLLGGKGAVLIIDDTCLTKFGTRSVGVGRQYSGQVGKITNCQCLVSITLARDEIPIPLRLKLFLPSEWSTNVERCVRAGVPQEHPLQSTKWEIALREIDDLKGTIQYGMVLADAGYGVSARFRRALTERGLRWSVGTVKTQRVYPAHVRLIPIPKHFRGRPPRHPTPSEDAETIESVLDRESWRRVMWRQGTKGPLIGTFAAKYVRLADGNENARGQHLPGEGAWVIGEQRARDEKKYYLCNLPPETAFEHLIQVTKQRWSCELGHRELKQEVGLNHFEGRNWQGLHHHAVLCLAALLFLQWLRLSQPDGLFGETVPAVRREIAGETPRRPRTQIQYCPCCTALFSGP encoded by the coding sequence ATGCTGGCCTTCTTGCTGAAGCGCACTCAATCCCCGCGGTGGACCCGTCACTTCCACACCTGGTTTTCCCCATTTCTCACCTGTTTTCGCCATCAAGCTCAAAGGCTGTGGGCACCAACATACGTTCAGGGCCTCTGTAGCTCAGCGCACCGGAAAAGCATGCAGCCCCTGGCCGCCCAGGTGGCTCCAGGCACATACGACCAGATCCAGCATTTCATCACCGACAGTCCCTGGAACATCCAGGGACTGGAACAAATCGTTGCCGACCGTGCACAGCACCTTCTGGGCGGCAAAGGTGCCGTACTAATCATCGACGATACCTGCCTCACCAAATTCGGTACCCGTTCAGTCGGCGTGGGGCGGCAGTACTCCGGGCAGGTCGGGAAAATTACCAACTGTCAGTGTCTCGTTTCCATCACGCTAGCCCGCGACGAGATCCCGATTCCACTGCGTTTGAAGTTGTTCCTGCCCTCAGAGTGGTCCACCAACGTAGAACGTTGTGTTAGAGCGGGTGTTCCACAGGAACACCCGCTTCAGTCCACCAAATGGGAGATTGCCTTGCGGGAGATTGATGACCTGAAGGGCACAATTCAGTATGGGATGGTCCTGGCAGATGCTGGTTATGGCGTCAGTGCACGGTTCCGGCGAGCCCTCACGGAACGTGGATTACGCTGGTCCGTCGGAACGGTCAAAACCCAGCGGGTCTATCCCGCCCACGTGCGCCTCATCCCCATTCCCAAACATTTTCGAGGCCGTCCCCCACGGCATCCGACGCCATCGGAGGATGCCGAAACCATTGAGTCGGTGCTCGACCGTGAATCCTGGCGACGTGTGATGTGGCGCCAGGGAACCAAAGGACCGCTCATTGGCACGTTCGCCGCGAAGTACGTGCGTCTCGCCGATGGCAACGAGAACGCACGCGGTCAGCACCTTCCCGGGGAAGGTGCCTGGGTGATCGGGGAGCAACGAGCCCGCGATGAGAAGAAATATTACCTCTGCAATCTGCCGCCTGAAACGGCATTCGAGCACCTGATCCAGGTCACCAAGCAGCGCTGGTCTTGTGAACTGGGACACCGGGAACTGAAGCAGGAAGTCGGGCTGAATCATTTCGAAGGACGAAACTGGCAGGGCCTGCACCACCACGCTGTGCTCTGTCTGGCGGCGCTGCTGTTTCTCCAATGGCTGCGCCTGTCGCAACCAGACGGACTGTTTGGTGAGACCGTACCAGCCGTTCGACGTGAGATCGCCGGGGAGACTCCCCGGCGGCCTAGAACACAGATTCAATATTGTCCGTGCTGCACAGCCTTA
- a CDS encoding MerR family transcriptional regulator, translating to MVHKAAGSGNGKEIRVLRYWTNVGLLRHTRLENRHRVYAPEVADDVRFLRAAQQAGFSLNAIEHVLSCTLGNIRANHLGRHLRCWPSC from the coding sequence GTGGTCCATAAGGCAGCTGGCAGCGGCAACGGGAAAGAAATCAGGGTCCTAAGGTACTGGACGAACGTCGGGCTGCTGCGTCACACCCGGCTGGAGAATAGACACCGGGTGTATGCGCCGGAGGTCGCGGATGACGTCCGTTTCTTGAGAGCTGCCCAGCAGGCAGGATTCTCGTTAAATGCAATTGAACACGTTCTTAGCTGTACTTTGGGGAATATTCGGGCGAACCACTTGGGCCGGCATCTGCGATGCTGGCCTTCTTGCTGA